The following proteins are encoded in a genomic region of Chaetodon auriga isolate fChaAug3 chromosome 8, fChaAug3.hap1, whole genome shotgun sequence:
- the nacad gene encoding uncharacterized protein nacad, whose product MPGESAHRSVPTDKHPEQGAEETGLPGPDMTRHPSTDSSPSDNGSSPSDSGSSPSPSTPQKLLPACTSPFGPRIFHATPSSSGTPRPQPEGSDHRNNTPRLSGKLGGHGPCGRHVPVKMERIKVLTGSEVESDYQEPQTIDTRVVMGQETLLKTTEIQKGKPLVEPSSQAIPLPAVPSFSDPQSQAKETRLETNREESQDQSPPEEQDLQKDPVQPPTILPSPFHNPLCPSPSSPEPITTEDNLIDTQEDGETLSQDEVPSLSFSELACPVALSFSEPTYAVDPLRVGVPSSLDPDLYYTAPSTPIKMASCSSHLKHHSYPGSPACPLSPGSPSDSEDLCSPLTSPSGSYITAEGGSWTSSYTSSTSPSTSPNLLLTEEAQEAPACFVGSLSEIGDEVGEEKGRAGPEREEERSGDFCLYCPEDFVMNSQIGITGAVILEEDEAVKAEEIKISRESCRPCWVTENTSPLRSSSSRSSDSQEDGGESESSLCPMEEASVGRAEYPRPMQTGLKLQLEACISQEHYGQIDDHSELPSTALTPDTENMTMASSSLSADSPVIPLDAFCPGAFGRLGPSSFMLSQAACADDIPEEERMIPASLISFPLHTSLIFKADSMEITLFPTEEENEIGEVNDVNEGKDVNAYAAGEEEADVEDDDDDEDDDDDDDDDYDYDDDGDCNTNGAADGDDDNENHEDDDSEHHDETGEEAKVEVKVVEDEEGEEEEEQEEDEEECDSKAVEDPTDEDSSASFLHSLSETSINEGLDESFCFQDDTDDSLDSASYNGEEDECLYSTERHAQSLEPTPVDALDSLENQPEPEQGSTIGTGETEPLHTQLSTNKLVDHPKATCLSEAIATHPKGDNIEPKAVDEPIPPETQLDPELESPSEIGQTKPLHMHVSTDKPVDLQKLSGHSEALSCQPESSSNLDESGSESEMMDISGSSNPLEQPKDSPSTSPVVIHAPPDPTASSTQETTDLNSTVLLEELAEDNPQMTDMDLNQSNDYSGEKPTEEPERDSFKLLIKPRHYRPESHRTIGASRLLLSKSFSNKSDMPGVAEAACRTSIHEESDIELDQKNGNASVESTSVESRSTDSGPSLNMVTATNDLNKGVPLLSCPKDPSPNLSNIPVSASQEIISELADNLALTPEHCPGDSAQENLRENTLSTDEGVLRTVGSPHSPLAISPKRENSETDTSRETGLRAGAWCDDRMGLGIHLGLGSRAEFGVWGAGESLSLSLGKKYELEAESLLMCDVEGQSTQTAVAPNVSNEVCKHYDNVLGSVLDEEDNNSVCGKRDRMADEELVVVEGASESNLGHWRSIEEISEAGGGEDGSSRFPEDDVSNLNPDNDGDNTDMQIQDTWRNSNNNNDSAFETLEVAMCGSLNALSEEVRPQSVSISVRESVSNIPLEEMPPQVSDTIPDEDQEPIDTSRNKTSDTAQTPSSKEGICTISVPLAETHADKAVTDQHFSSPDKTKSRSHTSPECQVIATESNTAFSLLHGSFGSFTPKCKSNESRPNRACQDKMENIASQSEPKIVEAQTEGQRKDDVIPTDRLIDEPKTTDAFRGQQCVVCNSGGEEEEEKAEVKAKVRGEEVDKNKNERKTSPAQNDPEHLVCHIPKGELCTEKPVVAKKGRRGKQNKHRASQTGSYADSSPESADDPKKPSVPLNTTADGWSKGTADSSKTKTGRKANNKASSSDCQQSTSGTDKTESGSQIQEDTSPSPDAKSPSHEYCSSTTHTADNLNVVIAVNQELHQKQEVLDNRPLSDSQRGITVDINDNNIDTGHSPNPFSLTPLSASTSPVSSSAPLPASKEPEDDLPTPVQESQPVLTAEQSSLSMCHITPALCSTSHTTQQAPDSQFPPNKNLQEVTVLLPTSTTSATSVSLPSFSTALPLSLSQPTQESSSPESGTLDSACVPDSISCPQSQSYQRSQPNLNIQSHKQVKQGLAWSTQDRCRGPILAEDETDSEDDGGLPRRGHRSQPRGVAGNRNGSMHKESGPSNQREIQPFSAHQISDRQSGCPINHSHKISEEIDLSFKNNCSILASCNESESEGSVPELEESEPLRPSEPQSISSADEGLNRSKQSRSEKKARKAMSKLGLKPVHGVTRITIRKSKSILFVISRPDVFKSPASDIYIVFGEAKIEDLSQQAHKAAAEKFKVPVTSSPLAPPVPPSLTIKEESEEEEEEVDEGGLEQRDIELVMAQANVSRAKAVRALKHNKNDIVNAIMELTM is encoded by the exons ATGCCGGGGGAGAGCGCTCACAGATCTGTCCCCACCGACAAGCATCCTGAACAGGGAGCTGAGGAGACAGGGCTCCCTGGACCAG acatGACCAGACACCCGTCCACTGACTCCTCACCTAGTGACAATGGCTCCTCCCCGAGCGACAGTGGTTCTAGCCCTTCTCCAAGTACACCTCAGAAGCtactcccagcatgcacctctCCATTTGGACCACGCATATTTCATGCAACACCTAGCTCCTCTGGTACTCCAAGACCTCAACCTGAAGGCTCAGACCATCGCAACAACACACCCAGATTGTCTGGAAAGTTAGGTGGTCATGGACCATGTGGCCGCCATGTCCCTGTTAAGATGGAAAGAATCAAG GTCCTGACTGGTTCTGAGGTGGAGAGTGACTATCAAGAGCCACAGACAATTGACACAAGGGTGGTGATGGGTCAGGAGACACTGCTCAAAACAACAGAGATCCAGAAAGGGAAACCCCTGGTTGAACCCAGCAGTCAGGCTATTCCTTTGCCAGCTGTTCCCAGCTTTTCAGATCCTCAGTCACAAGCAAAAGAGACCCGACTGGAAACCAACAGAGAGGAAAGCCAAGACCAAAGCCCCCCAGAAGAGCAAGATCTGCAAAAAGACCCTGTACAACCCCCAACCATACTCCCTTCCCCTTTTCACAACCCCCTATGcccttccccttcctccccAGAGCCAATCACAACAGAAGACAATTTAATAGACACCCAGGAAGATGGTGAAACCCTTTCTCAAGATGAAGTgccttccctctctttttctgagCTGGCCTGTCCAGTTGCTTTGTCCTTCTCTGAGCCTACCTATGCTGTAGACCCACTACGAGTGGGTGTGCCCTCATCTCTTGACCCTGACTTATACTATACTGCCCCTTCCACCCCAATCAAGATGGCTTCCTGCTCTTCGCACCTTAAACATCATTCATATCCTGGCTCTCCAGCCTGCCCACTCTCCCCTGGCTCTCCCTCAGACAGCGAGGACCTCTGTTCCcctctcacctctccctctggCTCTTATATCACAGCGGAGGGAGGCAGTTGGACCTCCTCTTATACATCTTCCACTTCTCCTTCCACCTCTCCTAACTTGCTCCTCACAGAAGAAGCACAGGAGGCCCCTGCTTGTTTTGTGGGCTCCTTATCAGAGATTGGAGATGAAGTTGGGGAGGAAAAGGGACGAGCAGGTCCAGAACGGGaggaggaaaggtcaggggacTTCTGCCTGTACTGTCCTGAGGATTTTGTCATGAATTCACAAATAGGTATAACAGGGGCAGTGATCCTTGAGGAGGATGAGGCTGTAAAAGCGGAAGAGATTAAGATTTCCAGAGAAAGTTGTCGTCCTTGCTGGGTGACTGAGAACACATCCCCTCTAAGGAGCAGTAGCAGTCGTAGCAGTGACTCCCAGGAGGATGGGGGAGAGTCTGAAAGCTCGCTCTGCCCAATGGAAGAGGCCAGTGTAGGGAGGGCAGAGTACCCTAGACCCATGCAGACAGGCCTGAAACTGCAACTGGAGGCATGCATATCACAGGAACATTATGGACAGATCGACGACCATTCAGAACTACCCTCCACTGCCTTGACTCCTGATACAGAGAACATGACCATGGCCTCGTCAAGTCTTAGTGCTGACTCACCTGTCATCCCCCTGGATGCCTTCTGTCCTGGAGCCTTTGGTAGGCTTGGCCCCAGTTCTTTCATGCTTTCCCAAGCAGCCTGTGCTGATGACATACCTGAGGAGGAAAGAATGATTCCTGCCTCCCTCATCTCCTTTCCCCTCCACACCAGCCTTATCTTTAAGGCTGATTCAATGGAAATTACCCTTTTTCCAACTGAGGAAGAGAATGAAATAGGAGAAGTTAATGACGTAAATGAAGGAAAGGATGTTAATGCATatgcagcaggagaggaggaggctgatgtggaagatgatgatgatgatgaagatgatgatgatgatgacgatgatgattatgattatgatgaCGATGGCGATTGCAACACCAatggtgctgctgatggtgatgaCGATAATGAAAATCATGAAGATGATGACAGTGAGCACCATGATGAAACAGGTGAGGAAGCTAAGGTGGAGGTGAAAGTGGTAGAAGAtgaggaaggggaggaagaagaagagcaggaagaggatgaggaggagtgtGATAGCAAAGCAGTGGAGGATCCAACAGATGAGGACAGCTCAGCATCCTTCcttcattcactttcagagacaTCTATCAACGAGGGGTTGGACGAATCTTTCTGTTTTCAAGATGATACAGATGACTCGTTAGATTCTGCCTCCTATAATGGGGAGGAAGACGAATGTTTATACAGCACTGAAAGGCATGCACAATCACTAGAACCCACACCAGTGGATGCACTTGATTCACTTGAAAATCAACCAGAACCTGAACAGGGGTCTACCATTGGAACAGGTGAAACTGAACCTTTGCACACACAACTGAGCACAAACAAACTAGTAGATCACCCCAAAGCCACCTGTCTTTCTGAAGCCATTGCTACCCACCCCAAAGGCGACAATATAGAACCCAAAGCTGTCGACGAACCAATACCCCCTGAAACACAATTAGATCCTGAACTGGAATCCCCCAGTGAAATAGGTCAGACAAAACCTTTGCACATGCACGTGAGCACAGACAAACCAGTGGATCTCCAGAAACTGTCTGGTCATTCAGAAGCACTTTCTTGTCAGCCAGAATCCTCCAGCAACCTGGATGAGAGTGGGAGTGAGAGTGAGATGATGGATATCTCTGGTTCTTCCAACCCCCTGGAACAACCTAAAGACAGCCCTTCCACCAGTCCTGTTGTCATTCATGCTCCGCCTGACCCCACAGCTTCTTCCACACAGGAGACAACAGACCTTAACAGTACAGTTCTTCTGGAAGAATTGGCTGAGGACAATCCCCAGATGACAGATATGGATTTGAATCAGAGCAATGATTATTCAGGTGAGAAACCCACAGAAGAACCAGAAAGAGACTCTTTCAAATTGCTCATTAAGCCTCGTCATTATCGTCCAGAAAGCCACAGGACTATCGGAGCAAGTAGACTTTTATTATCAAAGTCATTCTCCAATAAATCTGACATGCCTGGAGTGGCAGAGGCCGCGTGTAGGACCAGTATTCATGAGGAGTCTGACATTGAGCTTGACCAGAAAAATGGGAATGCCTCAGTAGAGTCTACGAGTGTGGAAAGTAGAAGCACTGATTCTGGTCCCTCTCTGAATATGGTCACTGCCACCAATGACTTGAATAAAggtgttcctctcctctcctgccctaAAGACCCTAGTCCCAACCTCAGTAATATCCCTGTTTCTGCCTCTCAAGAGATCATCTCCGAACTTGCTGACAATCTAGCCCTGACCCCTGAACACTGCCCTGGTGACTCTGCCCAGGAGAACCTGAGGGAAAACACCCTGAGTACTGACGAGGGGGTGCTGAGAACTGTTGGATCCCCACACTCCCCCCTTGCCATCTCACCCAAAAGGGAAAACTCAGAAACAGACACAAGCAGGGAAACGGGCCTTAGAGCTGGAGCATGGTGTGATGACAGGATGGGGCTGGGGATCCATCTAGGATTAGGATCACGGGCTGAGTTTGGTGTCTGGGGAGCAGGGgagtctctctccctgtctctgggGAAGAAGTATGAGTTAGAGGCAGAGAGTCTGCTCATGTGTGATGTGGAGGGCCAAAGCACACAAACGGCTGTGGCTCCCAACGTGAGCAATGAAGTATGCAAACATTATGACAATGTTCTGGGTTCTGTTCTGGATGAGGAAGataacaacagtgtgtgtgggaagaGGGACCGGATGGCAGATGAAGAACTAGTGGTAGTGGAGGGAGCTTCTGAGTCCAACTTGGGCCACTGGAGGTCCATTGAGGAGATCTCAGAagcagggggaggagaggatggaagCTCTAGATTCCCAGAGGATGACGTCAGTAATCTAAATCCAGACAATGATGGAGataacacagacatgcaaataCAAGACACTTGGAGGAAttctaacaataacaatgaCTCTGCCTTTGAGACCTTGGAAGTAGCCATGTGTGGAAGTTTGAATGCTCTATCAGAGGAAGTAAGACCCCAGAGTGTGAGTATCAGTGTTAGAGAGTCTGTATCTAATATTCCACTTGAGGAGATGCCACCTCAGGTTTCTGACACAATTCCCGATGAAGACCAAGAACCAATAGACACCTCCAGAAACAAGACATCAGACACAGCGCAGACACCATCCTCAAAAGAAGGTATCTGTACTATCTCAGTGCCATTAGCTGAAACTCATGCGGACAAAGCTGTAACAGACCAGCATTTCAGTTCACCAGATAAGACAAAGTCAAGATCTCATACTAGTCCAGAGTGTCAGGTAATTGCCACAGAGAGTAATACAGCATTTTCTTTGCTACATGGATCCTTTGGTTCTTTTACCCCTAAATGTAAATCTAATGAATCCAGACCAAATAGAGCATGTCAagacaaaatggaaaatattgCTTCTCAATCAGAACCAAAGATTGTGGAGGCTCAGACTGAAGGCCAGAGAAAAGATGATGTCATTCCAACAGACAGACTTATTGACGAACCAAAGACTACAGATGCTTTTAGAGGACAGCAGTGTGTTGTTTGTAACtcagggggagaagaggaggaagaaaaagcagaagTGAAAGCAAAAGTGAGAGGTGAAGAGGTAGATaagaacaaaaatgaaagaaaaacctcTCCTGCACAAAATGACCCAGAGCACTTGGTGTGTCACATCCCAAAAGGGGAACTTTGCACAGAAAAACCAGTTGTTGcaaagaaagggaggagagggaagcagaACAAACATAGGGCATCCCAGACAGGCAGTTATGCTGACTCCAGCCCTGAATCTGCTGATGATCCAAAGAAACCTTCTGTTCCATTAAATACCACAGCAGATGGATGGTCAAAGGGGACTGCAGACAGTTCTAAAACTAAGACAGGTCGAAAGGCAAACAACAAAGCTTCTTCATCAGACTGTCAACAAAGTACATCTGGGACAGACAAAACTGAGTCCGGTTCACAGATACAAGAGGATACCAGTCCCAGTCCTGATGCCAAAAGTCCTAGCCATGAATACTGCAGTTCTACCACACATACTGCAGACAACCTCAATGTTGTGATTGCAGTGAACCAAGAATTAcatcagaaacaggaagtgcttgATAACAGACCATTATCTGATAGTCAGAGAGGAATCACAGTGGACATTAATGACAACAACATAGATACTGGCCATAGTCCTAATCCATTCTCTTTGACTCCACTTTCTGCCTCAACATCTCCTGTTTCGTCCTCCGCGCCTCTACCTGCCTCAAAAGAGCCAGAGGATGATCTTCCTACACCTGTGCAGGAATCTCAACCTGTCCTCACAGCCGAGCAGTCCTCACTATCCATGTGCCACATCACCCCTGCGCTTTGCTCTACTTCCCACACAACACAGCAAGCCCCTGATTCACAATTTCCTCCTAACAAGAACCTCCAAGAGGTCACTGTTCTCCTTCCTACATCAACTACGTCTGCCACAAGTGTCTCTTTGCCCTCATTCTCCACTGCCTTGCCATTAAGCCTGTCCCAGCCTACCCAAGAGTCATCTTCACCTGAGTCTGGGACTCTGGATTCAGCATGTGTTccagactctatttcctgtcCCCAGTCTCAGTCCTATCAACGGTCACAGCCTAATCTCAACATCCAGTCTCACAAACAAGTCAAGCAAGGTCTTGCATGGAGCACACAAGATAGGTGCAGAG GTCCCATTTTGGCTGAGgatgagacagacagcgagGATGATGGTGGACTGCCTCGACGTGGTCACAGATCCCAGCCCAGAGGTGttgcaggaaacagaaatggATCCATGCACAAAGAGTCTGGTCCATCCAATCAACGGGAAATACAGCCTTTCTCTGCCCACCAGATAAGTGACAGACAGTCCGGCTGTCCAATCAACCACAGCCACAAGATTTCTGAAGAGATCGACCTATCCTTCAAGAACAATT GTTCCATATTGGCTTCTTGTAATGAATCTGAGAGTGAGGGGTCAGTGCCTGAGCTGGAGGAGTCAGAACCACTGAGACCATCAGAGCCCCAG tctaTCTCCTCTGCAGATGAGGGGCTAAACAGATCAAAACAGAGCCGCAGTGAGAAGAAGGCCCGCAAG gcCATGTCTAAACTGGGTCTGAAGCCGGTCCATGGTGTGACCAGAATCACCATTAGGAAGTCCAAGAGTATCTTGTTTGTCATCAGCAGACCAGATGTGTTCAAAAGCCCTGCATCAGACATTTACATTGTATTTGGAGAGGCAAAG atTGAGGACCTGTCTCAGCAGGCtcacaaagcagctgcagagaaattCAAGGTGCCTGTGACCTCCTCTCCCTTGGCCCCACCTGTCCCACCCAGCCTCACCATcaaggaggagagtgaggaggaggaagaagag GTGGATGAGGGAGGTCTTGAGCAGAGGGACATTGAGCTGGTGATGGCTCAGGCCAACGTGTCACGAGCCAAGGCCGTCCgtgcactgaaacacaacaagAATGACATTGTGAATGCTATCATG